From a single Bemisia tabaci chromosome 10, PGI_BMITA_v3 genomic region:
- the LOC109044673 gene encoding uncharacterized protein — protein TLLISYGLLFLCSQVCLGALLHITLIWAKAVDLSQQVGLKDPSQIQQVAEKRIGDYGHDEHHHPHQKGYWKKKLIWKPGWVKTWKPAKKQIWKPSWKQIWKPIWVPTQKAVWKEIKVPDWKKIWKPIWVPISVPAWKEVKVPDWKKIYKPIWVPIKVPAWKEVKVPDWKKVYKPVWKHIEVPAWKEYQVPDWKKIWVPELIKVHVPGSKPLGKDDHGWEYLAHDLWKKKVVWKVHWKKIWRTEKKQIWVPSKKLVWKEDWVQIWRTEKKQIWVEDKKLAWKEAWKQIWRVEKKQIWIKEKKLEWKEDWKQIWRLDKKLIWVPDKKLEWKEAWKQIWVPDWKEIWVPAWKKIWKPVWISEWFPEPEHHPHHHEEHHEEHHHGWDRKDTGATQLVDTVQVQQQPIQQIDTRPQPFQQQVIPQGSLLPQQ, from the exons ACACTATTGATTTCTTATGGACTACTATTTTTATGTTCACAGGTTTGTTTGGGGGCCCTCTTGCACATAACACTAATATGGGCCAAGGCAGTGGACCTCTCCCAACAAGTGGGTTTGAAAGACCCATCGCAGATCCAACA ggtcgctgagaAGCGAATCGGCGACTACGGACATGATGAACACCATCACCCACACCAAAAGGGCTACTGGAAGAAGAAACTCATCTGGAAACCCGGATGGGTCAAGACCTGGAAGCCTGCCAAGAAGCAAATCTGGAAGCCATCGTGGAAGCAGATCTGGAAGCCCATCTGGGTCCCAACACAGAAAGCGGTATGGAAAGAAATCAAAGTCCCTGACTGGAAGAAAATCTGGAAGCCAATCTGGGTTCCGATCTCCGTGCCCGCATGGAAAGAGGTGAAAGTTCCTGACTGGAAGAAAATCTACAAACCTATCTGGGTGCCGATCAAGGTCCCTGCCTGGAAAGAAGTGAAAGTCCCTGACTGGAAGAAGGTGTACAAACCAGTTTGGAAACACATCGAAGTTCCTGCATGGAAAGAATACCAAGTGCCTGACTGGAAGAAAATCTGGGTGCCAGAATTGATCAAGGTCCATGTGCCAGGAAGCAAACCTTTGGGTAAAGACGATCACGGCTGGGAATACTTGGCTCACGATCTGTGGAAGAAGAAGGTAGTCTGGAAGGTTCACTGGAAGAAGATCTGGAGAACCGAAAAGAAACAGATCTGGGTGCCGTCCAAGAAGCTCGTCTGGAAGGAAGACTGGGTGCAGATCTGGCGAACTGAGAAGAAACAAATCTGGGTTGAGGACAAGAAACTTGCCTGGAAGGAGGCCTGGAAACAGATCTGGAGGGTCGAGAAGAAACAGATCTGGATCAAGGAGAAGAAACTCGAATGGAAGGAAGACTGGAAGCAGATCTGGAGGCTGGACAAGAAGCTCATCTGGGTCCCAGACAAGAAATTAGAATGGAAAGAAGCCTGGAAACAAATCTGGGTTCCTGACTGGAAGGAGATCTGGGTTCCAGCCTGGAAGAAGATCTGGAAGCCTGTTTGGATCTCAGAATGGTTCCCTGAGCCAGAACACCACCCACACCACCACGAAGAACACCATGAGGAACACCACCACGGCTGGGACAGGAAGGATACTGGAGCGACGCAGCTTGTCGACACCGTCCAGGTGCAACAGCAGCCAATCCAGCAGATCGACACGAGGCCTCAGCCATTCCAGCAACAAGTGATCCCGCAAGGATCGTTGCTCCCTCAACAGTAA